A single Opisthocomus hoazin isolate bOpiHoa1 chromosome 1, bOpiHoa1.hap1, whole genome shotgun sequence DNA region contains:
- the PRPS2 gene encoding ribose-phosphate pyrophosphokinase 2 isoform X1 has product MPNIVLFSGSSHHDLSQRVADRLGLELGKVVTKKFSNQETSVEIGESVRGEDVYIIQSGCGEINDNLMELLIMINACKIASSSRVTAVIPCFPYARQDKKDKKGSVERWSRAPISAKLVANMLSVAGADHIITMDLHASQIQGFFDIPVDNLYAEPAVLQWIKENILEWRNCIIVSPDAGGAKRVTSIADRLNVEFALIHKERKKANEVDRMVLVGDVKDRVAILVDDMADTCGTICHAAEKLVSAGATKVYAILTHGIFSGPAISRINNASFEAVVVTNTIPQEEKMKHCPKIQFIDISMILAEAIRRTHNGESVSYLFSHVPL; this is encoded by the exons ATGCCGAACATCGTGCTGTTCAGCGGCAGCTCCCACCACGACCTGTCCCAGCGGGTGGCGGACCGGCTcgggctggagctgggcaaggTGGTCACCAAGAAGTTCAGCAACCAGGAGACCAG tGTAGAGATTGGTGAAAGTGTGAGAGGAGAAGATGTGTATATCATCCAAAGTGGCTGTGGAGAAATAAATGACAACTTAATGGAATTGCTCATCATGATCAATGCTTGCAAGATTGCATCATCCTCCAGAGTGACTGCTGTAATTCCTTGTTTTCCGTATGCCAGGCAAGATAAGAAAGACAAG AAGGGGTCCGTGGAGCGTTGG AGTCGTGCTCCAATCTCTGCAAAACTTGTTGCCAACATGCTGTCAGTTGCAGGGGCTGACCACATCATCACCATGGACTTGCATGCTTCTCAGATCCAG GGTTTCTTTGACATTCCAGTCGATAACCTGTATGCAGAACCTGCAGTGCTGCAGTGGATTAAGGAGAACATTTTAGAGTGGAGAAACTGTATCATAGTCTCACCTGATGCAGGTGGTGCAAAAAG GGTTACTTCAATTGCTGACAGACTGAATGTGGAATTTGCTCTCATtcataaggaaagaaagaaggcaaaTGAAGTGGACAGAATGGTCTTGGTTGGTGATGTGAAAGACAGAGTAGCAATTCTTGTCGATGATATGGCTGACACATGTGGCACAATATGTCACGCAGCAGAAAA GCTAGTATCTGCTGGAGCTACCAAAGTTTATGCCATTCTTACTCATGGCATCTTTTCTGGTCCTGCAATTTCTCGGATTAATAATGCATCATTTGAGGCTGTTGTGGTAACTAATACAATCCCccaagaagagaaaatgaaacactGCCCAAAAATTCAG tttattgACATTTCCATGATCCTGGCTGAGGCAATTCGAAGAACACACAATGGTGAATCTGTGTCTTACCTGTTCAGTCATGTCCCCTTGTAA
- the PRPS2 gene encoding ribose-phosphate pyrophosphokinase 2 isoform X2 yields MPNIVLFSGSSHHDLSQRVADRLGLELGKVVTKKFSNQETSVEIGESVRGEDVYIIQSGCGEINDNLMELLIMINACKIASSSRVTAVIPCFPYARQDKKDKSRAPISAKLVANMLSVAGADHIITMDLHASQIQGFFDIPVDNLYAEPAVLQWIKENILEWRNCIIVSPDAGGAKRVTSIADRLNVEFALIHKERKKANEVDRMVLVGDVKDRVAILVDDMADTCGTICHAAEKLVSAGATKVYAILTHGIFSGPAISRINNASFEAVVVTNTIPQEEKMKHCPKIQFIDISMILAEAIRRTHNGESVSYLFSHVPL; encoded by the exons ATGCCGAACATCGTGCTGTTCAGCGGCAGCTCCCACCACGACCTGTCCCAGCGGGTGGCGGACCGGCTcgggctggagctgggcaaggTGGTCACCAAGAAGTTCAGCAACCAGGAGACCAG tGTAGAGATTGGTGAAAGTGTGAGAGGAGAAGATGTGTATATCATCCAAAGTGGCTGTGGAGAAATAAATGACAACTTAATGGAATTGCTCATCATGATCAATGCTTGCAAGATTGCATCATCCTCCAGAGTGACTGCTGTAATTCCTTGTTTTCCGTATGCCAGGCAAGATAAGAAAGACAAG AGTCGTGCTCCAATCTCTGCAAAACTTGTTGCCAACATGCTGTCAGTTGCAGGGGCTGACCACATCATCACCATGGACTTGCATGCTTCTCAGATCCAG GGTTTCTTTGACATTCCAGTCGATAACCTGTATGCAGAACCTGCAGTGCTGCAGTGGATTAAGGAGAACATTTTAGAGTGGAGAAACTGTATCATAGTCTCACCTGATGCAGGTGGTGCAAAAAG GGTTACTTCAATTGCTGACAGACTGAATGTGGAATTTGCTCTCATtcataaggaaagaaagaaggcaaaTGAAGTGGACAGAATGGTCTTGGTTGGTGATGTGAAAGACAGAGTAGCAATTCTTGTCGATGATATGGCTGACACATGTGGCACAATATGTCACGCAGCAGAAAA GCTAGTATCTGCTGGAGCTACCAAAGTTTATGCCATTCTTACTCATGGCATCTTTTCTGGTCCTGCAATTTCTCGGATTAATAATGCATCATTTGAGGCTGTTGTGGTAACTAATACAATCCCccaagaagagaaaatgaaacactGCCCAAAAATTCAG tttattgACATTTCCATGATCCTGGCTGAGGCAATTCGAAGAACACACAATGGTGAATCTGTGTCTTACCTGTTCAGTCATGTCCCCTTGTAA
- the PRPS2 gene encoding ribose-phosphate pyrophosphokinase 2 isoform X3, with amino-acid sequence MELLIMINACKIASSSRVTAVIPCFPYARQDKKDKKGSVERWSRAPISAKLVANMLSVAGADHIITMDLHASQIQGFFDIPVDNLYAEPAVLQWIKENILEWRNCIIVSPDAGGAKRVTSIADRLNVEFALIHKERKKANEVDRMVLVGDVKDRVAILVDDMADTCGTICHAAEKLVSAGATKVYAILTHGIFSGPAISRINNASFEAVVVTNTIPQEEKMKHCPKIQFIDISMILAEAIRRTHNGESVSYLFSHVPL; translated from the exons ATGGAATTGCTCATCATGATCAATGCTTGCAAGATTGCATCATCCTCCAGAGTGACTGCTGTAATTCCTTGTTTTCCGTATGCCAGGCAAGATAAGAAAGACAAG AAGGGGTCCGTGGAGCGTTGG AGTCGTGCTCCAATCTCTGCAAAACTTGTTGCCAACATGCTGTCAGTTGCAGGGGCTGACCACATCATCACCATGGACTTGCATGCTTCTCAGATCCAG GGTTTCTTTGACATTCCAGTCGATAACCTGTATGCAGAACCTGCAGTGCTGCAGTGGATTAAGGAGAACATTTTAGAGTGGAGAAACTGTATCATAGTCTCACCTGATGCAGGTGGTGCAAAAAG GGTTACTTCAATTGCTGACAGACTGAATGTGGAATTTGCTCTCATtcataaggaaagaaagaaggcaaaTGAAGTGGACAGAATGGTCTTGGTTGGTGATGTGAAAGACAGAGTAGCAATTCTTGTCGATGATATGGCTGACACATGTGGCACAATATGTCACGCAGCAGAAAA GCTAGTATCTGCTGGAGCTACCAAAGTTTATGCCATTCTTACTCATGGCATCTTTTCTGGTCCTGCAATTTCTCGGATTAATAATGCATCATTTGAGGCTGTTGTGGTAACTAATACAATCCCccaagaagagaaaatgaaacactGCCCAAAAATTCAG tttattgACATTTCCATGATCCTGGCTGAGGCAATTCGAAGAACACACAATGGTGAATCTGTGTCTTACCTGTTCAGTCATGTCCCCTTGTAA